From Rhodamnia argentea isolate NSW1041297 chromosome 10, ASM2092103v1, whole genome shotgun sequence, a single genomic window includes:
- the LOC115742288 gene encoding uncharacterized protein LOC115742288 isoform X6 produces MEAPAGVAASRAGSSPMSSSRKEWRAISEHQPIRSSGNEQGRQPLDFCAITMDGSSGDDLLEQLQSIASKREDLQHLEIELRAQMIAKSEIAEMQNSFDSQIKEHGDAAVKLQEQLHEREQSIHDLERRMEEKDRELIAIKRDNEASWAKEDLLREQKKELATFRRERDHSEAERMQHLQQIHDLQEHIQDKERQLMDLQEQYRVAQETIIYKDDQLREAQAWIARVQEMDALQSHSLQAELRERTEQCNQLWIGWQRQVAEMERFHVHTVQQLQLELADLRERCGSFTDESHIPQTNMKDASQFGQINDNRLDSNGSSGNTVALSSDNSGSASSNGSTQIDRATGVPLVSSSLLGLPAYLPPAQVPTLHPFVMHQQGVPQSVPSNVPHSQLNEYQSIPSLSSNQQWQNQQDVSGEVHISKHIQHSETQNEQNLLKSDSGYGYEMTVNGEVVQREYPDVHVSQVIKPDSSIFSSTGEAKVTESIDSSYLGSSQHEQSLNQISSQFHDALTLDGHQQSTESKEEGVSSVTNQEIEVQAFEAEQPTPTSLHPANSDAIGNNHAADEVAPEMGVPTGKAIKSTGGRNLETNLLDERSLLACIVRTVPPGGKIRISSTLPNRLGKMLAPLHWHDYKRKYGKLDDFVASHPEFFVIEGDYIQLREGAQEMIAATAAVAKVAAAAAVSAPHSSSMPSVALTPMAQARLRSVSSIDSKQMNASENSFNVTEDSLRLSTMHMHSNGMNFSITGSTSKVMVLSKSKDALVSNGLEMKPGQAPGFISNGAHLDKFSIVNAHGKGLSNGRAGLNAVGRQPGRASNHTSIPRR; encoded by the exons ATGGAGGCTCCGGCCGGTGTGGCCGCCAGTCGCGCGGGTTCATCGCCGATGTCTTCGTCCCGAAAGGAGTGGCGCGCCATTTCGGAGCATCAGCCGATTCGGAGCTCTGGAAATGAG CAGGGAAGACAGCCACTCGACTTCTGTGCTATTACAATGGATGGCAGTTCTGGTGATGACCTATTGGAGCAGCTTCAAAGCATTGCAAGTAAGAGAGAGGATTTGCAGCATCTGGAGATTGAGCTTAGAGCGCAGATGATCGCTAAATCGGAGATTGCTGAAATGCAAAACTCCTTTGACTCTCAAATCAAGGAGCATGGGGATGCTGCTGTCAAACTTCAG GAGCAACTGCACGAAAGAGAGCAatcgatccatgacttggaaagGAGGATGGAAGAGAAAGATCGAGAGCTTATTGCTATAAAAAGAGACAATGAGGCG TCTTGGGCCAAGGAGGATCTTctaagagaacaaaagaaagaattagCAACCTTTCG AAGGGAGCGTGATCATTCCGAAGCTGAAAGAATGCAACACTTGCAGCAAATTCACGACCTTCAGGAACATATTCAGGACAAAGAGAGGCAGCTCATGGACTTGCAGGAACAG TATAGAGTTGCTCAAGAGACAATCATATATAAGGATGATCAGTTGAGGGAGGCCCAAGCTTGGATTGCACGTGTTCAGGAAATGGATGCTTTGCAATCTCACTCTTTACAAGCTGAACTGCGGGAACGAACTGAACAATGCAATCAGCTCTGGATTGGTTGGCAACGACAG GTGGCTGAAATGGAGAGATTTCATGTGCATACTGTACAACAGCTTCAACTTGAACTGGCTGATCTGAGAGAAAGATGTGGATCCTTTACTGATGAATCACATATACCGCAAACAAATATGAAGGATGCATCTCAGTTTGGACAGATTAATGACAACCGATTAGATTCTAATGGATCCAGTGGAAATACTGTGGCGCTTTCAAGTGATAATTCTGGCAGTGCATCCAGCAATGGGTCAACCCAG ATTGACCGTGCTACTGGTGTTCCACTTGTGTCGTCATCACTGCTTGGACTGCCTGCATACCTTCCACCTGCTCAGGTCCCTACTCTTCATCCATTTGTTATGCATCAACAGGGAGTCCCACAGTCTGTGCCATCAAATGTTCCTCACTCACAGCTTAATGAGTATCAATCAATACCATCACTGTCATCCAATCAGCAGTGGCAGAATCAACAG GATGTATCTGGAGAAGTACATATATCAAAGCATATACAGCATTCAGAAACCCAGAACGAACAGAACTTACTGAAATCTGATTCTGGATATGGCTATGAGATGACTGTTAATGGTGAAGTCGTTCAAAGAGAATATCCGGATGTTCATGTGAGCCAAGTAATAAAGCCTGATTCTTCGATTTTCTCATCTACTGGAGAAGCAAAG GTTACCGAGTCTATTGATAGTAGCTACTTGGGATCCTCCCAGCACGAGCAGAGTTTAAACCAGATTTCATCTCAATTTCATGATGCTCTGACTTTGGATGGTCATCAACAGAGTACTGAATCTAAG GAGGAGGGTGTTTCCAGTGTGACTAATCAAGAAATAGAGGTTCAAGCATTTGAAGCTGAACAGCCAACTCCTACTTCACTTCATCCTGCAAATAGTGATGCCATTGGCAACAATCATGCTGCTGATGAAGTTGCACCTGAAATGGGTGTTCCAACTGGGAAGGCTATTAAGTCAACTGGTGGAAGAAATCTGGAAACTAATCTTTTGGATGAAAGATCCTTGTTGGCTTGTATAGTTCGCACCGTTCCACCTGGTGGTAAAATACGAATTAGTTCAACG CTGCCAAATAGGCTGGGTAAGATGCTCGCACCGTTACATTGGCACGATTACAAGAGGAAGTACGGGAAACTTGATGACTTTGTTGCTAGTCATCCAGAA TTTTTTGTGATTGAGGGGGACTACATTCAGCTGCGTGAAGGTGCTCAAGAAATGATAGCTGCTACGGCAGCTGTTGCCAAAGTAGCTGCAGCAGCGGCTGTGTCAGCTCCCCATTCCTCATCCATGCCCTCTGTGGCTCTTACCCCTATGGCACAGGCCCGGCTAAGAAGTGTTTCATCCATCGATAGCAAACAGATGAATGCTTCTGAAAATAGTTTCAATGTCACTGAAGATTCCTTGCGCCTGTCAACAATGCATATGCATTCTAATGGAATGAACTTTAGCATTACCGGGAGTACTTCCAAAGTCATGGTACTAAGCAAGTCTAAGGATGCTTTGGTTTCAAACGGTCTGGAAATGAAGCCAGGCCAAGCACCTGGGTTCATTTCCAATGGGGCGCATCTTGATAAATTCAGCATTGTGAATGCTCATGGCAAAGGGCTAAGTAATGGAAGAGCTGGCTTAAATGCTGTTGGCAGACAGCCGGGAAG GGCTAGCAACCATACTTCTATTCCCAGAAGATA G
- the LOC115742288 gene encoding uncharacterized protein LOC115742288 isoform X5: MEAPAGVAASRAGSSPMSSSRKEWRAISEHQPIRSSGNEVQQGRQPLDFCAITMDGSSGDDLLEQLQSIASKREDLQHLEIELRAQMIAKSEIAEMQNSFDSQIKEHGDAAVKLQEQLHEREQSIHDLERRMEEKDRELIAIKRDNEASWAKEDLLREQKKELATFRRERDHSEAERMQHLQQIHDLQEHIQDKERQLMDLQEQYRVAQETIIYKDDQLREAQAWIARVQEMDALQSHSLQAELRERTEQCNQLWIGWQRQVAEMERFHVHTVQQLQLELADLRERCGSFTDESHIPQTNMKDASQFGQINDNRLDSNGSSGNTVALSSDNSGSASSNGSTQIDRATGVPLVSSSLLGLPAYLPPAQVPTLHPFVMHQQGVPQSVPSNVPHSQLNEYQSIPSLSSNQQWQNQQDVSGEVHISKHIQHSETQNEQNLLKSDSGYGYEMTVNGEVVQREYPDVHVSQVIKPDSSIFSSTGEAKVTESIDSSYLGSSQHEQSLNQISSQFHDALTLDGHQQSTESKEEGVSSVTNQEIEVQAFEAEQPTPTSLHPANSDAIGNNHAADEVAPEMGVPTGKAIKSTGGRNLETNLLDERSLLACIVRTVPPGGKIRISSTLPNRLGKMLAPLHWHDYKRKYGKLDDFVASHPEFFVIEGDYIQLREGAQEMIAATAAVAKVAAAAAVSAPHSSSMPSVALTPMAQARLRSVSSIDSKQMNASENSFNVTEDSLRLSTMHMHSNGMNFSITGSTSKVMVLSKSKDALVSNGLEMKPGQAPGFISNGAHLDKFSIVNAHGKGLSNGRAGLNAVGRQPGRASNHTSIPRR; encoded by the exons ATGGAGGCTCCGGCCGGTGTGGCCGCCAGTCGCGCGGGTTCATCGCCGATGTCTTCGTCCCGAAAGGAGTGGCGCGCCATTTCGGAGCATCAGCCGATTCGGAGCTCTGGAAATGAG GTGCAGCAGGGAAGACAGCCACTCGACTTCTGTGCTATTACAATGGATGGCAGTTCTGGTGATGACCTATTGGAGCAGCTTCAAAGCATTGCAAGTAAGAGAGAGGATTTGCAGCATCTGGAGATTGAGCTTAGAGCGCAGATGATCGCTAAATCGGAGATTGCTGAAATGCAAAACTCCTTTGACTCTCAAATCAAGGAGCATGGGGATGCTGCTGTCAAACTTCAG GAGCAACTGCACGAAAGAGAGCAatcgatccatgacttggaaagGAGGATGGAAGAGAAAGATCGAGAGCTTATTGCTATAAAAAGAGACAATGAGGCG TCTTGGGCCAAGGAGGATCTTctaagagaacaaaagaaagaattagCAACCTTTCG AAGGGAGCGTGATCATTCCGAAGCTGAAAGAATGCAACACTTGCAGCAAATTCACGACCTTCAGGAACATATTCAGGACAAAGAGAGGCAGCTCATGGACTTGCAGGAACAG TATAGAGTTGCTCAAGAGACAATCATATATAAGGATGATCAGTTGAGGGAGGCCCAAGCTTGGATTGCACGTGTTCAGGAAATGGATGCTTTGCAATCTCACTCTTTACAAGCTGAACTGCGGGAACGAACTGAACAATGCAATCAGCTCTGGATTGGTTGGCAACGACAG GTGGCTGAAATGGAGAGATTTCATGTGCATACTGTACAACAGCTTCAACTTGAACTGGCTGATCTGAGAGAAAGATGTGGATCCTTTACTGATGAATCACATATACCGCAAACAAATATGAAGGATGCATCTCAGTTTGGACAGATTAATGACAACCGATTAGATTCTAATGGATCCAGTGGAAATACTGTGGCGCTTTCAAGTGATAATTCTGGCAGTGCATCCAGCAATGGGTCAACCCAG ATTGACCGTGCTACTGGTGTTCCACTTGTGTCGTCATCACTGCTTGGACTGCCTGCATACCTTCCACCTGCTCAGGTCCCTACTCTTCATCCATTTGTTATGCATCAACAGGGAGTCCCACAGTCTGTGCCATCAAATGTTCCTCACTCACAGCTTAATGAGTATCAATCAATACCATCACTGTCATCCAATCAGCAGTGGCAGAATCAACAG GATGTATCTGGAGAAGTACATATATCAAAGCATATACAGCATTCAGAAACCCAGAACGAACAGAACTTACTGAAATCTGATTCTGGATATGGCTATGAGATGACTGTTAATGGTGAAGTCGTTCAAAGAGAATATCCGGATGTTCATGTGAGCCAAGTAATAAAGCCTGATTCTTCGATTTTCTCATCTACTGGAGAAGCAAAG GTTACCGAGTCTATTGATAGTAGCTACTTGGGATCCTCCCAGCACGAGCAGAGTTTAAACCAGATTTCATCTCAATTTCATGATGCTCTGACTTTGGATGGTCATCAACAGAGTACTGAATCTAAG GAGGAGGGTGTTTCCAGTGTGACTAATCAAGAAATAGAGGTTCAAGCATTTGAAGCTGAACAGCCAACTCCTACTTCACTTCATCCTGCAAATAGTGATGCCATTGGCAACAATCATGCTGCTGATGAAGTTGCACCTGAAATGGGTGTTCCAACTGGGAAGGCTATTAAGTCAACTGGTGGAAGAAATCTGGAAACTAATCTTTTGGATGAAAGATCCTTGTTGGCTTGTATAGTTCGCACCGTTCCACCTGGTGGTAAAATACGAATTAGTTCAACG CTGCCAAATAGGCTGGGTAAGATGCTCGCACCGTTACATTGGCACGATTACAAGAGGAAGTACGGGAAACTTGATGACTTTGTTGCTAGTCATCCAGAA TTTTTTGTGATTGAGGGGGACTACATTCAGCTGCGTGAAGGTGCTCAAGAAATGATAGCTGCTACGGCAGCTGTTGCCAAAGTAGCTGCAGCAGCGGCTGTGTCAGCTCCCCATTCCTCATCCATGCCCTCTGTGGCTCTTACCCCTATGGCACAGGCCCGGCTAAGAAGTGTTTCATCCATCGATAGCAAACAGATGAATGCTTCTGAAAATAGTTTCAATGTCACTGAAGATTCCTTGCGCCTGTCAACAATGCATATGCATTCTAATGGAATGAACTTTAGCATTACCGGGAGTACTTCCAAAGTCATGGTACTAAGCAAGTCTAAGGATGCTTTGGTTTCAAACGGTCTGGAAATGAAGCCAGGCCAAGCACCTGGGTTCATTTCCAATGGGGCGCATCTTGATAAATTCAGCATTGTGAATGCTCATGGCAAAGGGCTAAGTAATGGAAGAGCTGGCTTAAATGCTGTTGGCAGACAGCCGGGAAG GGCTAGCAACCATACTTCTATTCCCAGAAGATA G
- the LOC115742288 gene encoding uncharacterized protein LOC115742288 isoform X2 — MEAPAGVAASRAGSSPMSSSRKEWRAISEHQPIRSSGNEDLERSKLGQSDERTIYEVQQGRQPLDFCAITMDGSSGDDLLEQLQSIASKREDLQHLEIELRAQMIAKSEIAEMQNSFDSQIKEHGDAAVKLQEQLHEREQSIHDLERRMEEKDRELIAIKRDNEASWAKEDLLREQKKELATFRRERDHSEAERMQHLQQIHDLQEHIQDKERQLMDLQEQYRVAQETIIYKDDQLREAQAWIARVQEMDALQSHSLQAELRERTEQCNQLWIGWQRQVAEMERFHVHTVQQLQLELADLRERCGSFTDESHIPQTNMKDASQFGQINDNRLDSNGSSGNTVALSSDNSGSASSNGSTQIDRATGVPLVSSSLLGLPAYLPPAQVPTLHPFVMHQQGVPQSVPSNVPHSQLNEYQSIPSLSSNQQWQNQQDVSGEVHISKHIQHSETQNEQNLLKSDSGYGYEMTVNGEVVQREYPDVHVSQVIKPDSSIFSSTGEAKVTESIDSSYLGSSQHEQSLNQISSQFHDALTLDGHQQSTESKEEGVSSVTNQEIEVQAFEAEQPTPTSLHPANSDAIGNNHAADEVAPEMGVPTGKAIKSTGGRNLETNLLDERSLLACIVRTVPPGGKIRISSTLPNRLGKMLAPLHWHDYKRKYGKLDDFVASHPEFFVIEGDYIQLREGAQEMIAATAAVAKVAAAAAVSAPHSSSMPSVALTPMAQARLRSVSSIDSKQMNASENSFNVTEDSLRLSTMHMHSNGMNFSITGSTSKVMVLSKSKDALVSNGLEMKPGQAPGFISNGAHLDKFSIVNAHGKGLSNGRAGLNAVGRQPGRASNHTSIPRR, encoded by the exons ATGGAGGCTCCGGCCGGTGTGGCCGCCAGTCGCGCGGGTTCATCGCCGATGTCTTCGTCCCGAAAGGAGTGGCGCGCCATTTCGGAGCATCAGCCGATTCGGAGCTCTGGAAATGAG GATTTGGAGAGGTCAAAATTAGGCCAGTCTGATGAGAGAACGATATATGAG GTGCAGCAGGGAAGACAGCCACTCGACTTCTGTGCTATTACAATGGATGGCAGTTCTGGTGATGACCTATTGGAGCAGCTTCAAAGCATTGCAAGTAAGAGAGAGGATTTGCAGCATCTGGAGATTGAGCTTAGAGCGCAGATGATCGCTAAATCGGAGATTGCTGAAATGCAAAACTCCTTTGACTCTCAAATCAAGGAGCATGGGGATGCTGCTGTCAAACTTCAG GAGCAACTGCACGAAAGAGAGCAatcgatccatgacttggaaagGAGGATGGAAGAGAAAGATCGAGAGCTTATTGCTATAAAAAGAGACAATGAGGCG TCTTGGGCCAAGGAGGATCTTctaagagaacaaaagaaagaattagCAACCTTTCG AAGGGAGCGTGATCATTCCGAAGCTGAAAGAATGCAACACTTGCAGCAAATTCACGACCTTCAGGAACATATTCAGGACAAAGAGAGGCAGCTCATGGACTTGCAGGAACAG TATAGAGTTGCTCAAGAGACAATCATATATAAGGATGATCAGTTGAGGGAGGCCCAAGCTTGGATTGCACGTGTTCAGGAAATGGATGCTTTGCAATCTCACTCTTTACAAGCTGAACTGCGGGAACGAACTGAACAATGCAATCAGCTCTGGATTGGTTGGCAACGACAG GTGGCTGAAATGGAGAGATTTCATGTGCATACTGTACAACAGCTTCAACTTGAACTGGCTGATCTGAGAGAAAGATGTGGATCCTTTACTGATGAATCACATATACCGCAAACAAATATGAAGGATGCATCTCAGTTTGGACAGATTAATGACAACCGATTAGATTCTAATGGATCCAGTGGAAATACTGTGGCGCTTTCAAGTGATAATTCTGGCAGTGCATCCAGCAATGGGTCAACCCAG ATTGACCGTGCTACTGGTGTTCCACTTGTGTCGTCATCACTGCTTGGACTGCCTGCATACCTTCCACCTGCTCAGGTCCCTACTCTTCATCCATTTGTTATGCATCAACAGGGAGTCCCACAGTCTGTGCCATCAAATGTTCCTCACTCACAGCTTAATGAGTATCAATCAATACCATCACTGTCATCCAATCAGCAGTGGCAGAATCAACAG GATGTATCTGGAGAAGTACATATATCAAAGCATATACAGCATTCAGAAACCCAGAACGAACAGAACTTACTGAAATCTGATTCTGGATATGGCTATGAGATGACTGTTAATGGTGAAGTCGTTCAAAGAGAATATCCGGATGTTCATGTGAGCCAAGTAATAAAGCCTGATTCTTCGATTTTCTCATCTACTGGAGAAGCAAAG GTTACCGAGTCTATTGATAGTAGCTACTTGGGATCCTCCCAGCACGAGCAGAGTTTAAACCAGATTTCATCTCAATTTCATGATGCTCTGACTTTGGATGGTCATCAACAGAGTACTGAATCTAAG GAGGAGGGTGTTTCCAGTGTGACTAATCAAGAAATAGAGGTTCAAGCATTTGAAGCTGAACAGCCAACTCCTACTTCACTTCATCCTGCAAATAGTGATGCCATTGGCAACAATCATGCTGCTGATGAAGTTGCACCTGAAATGGGTGTTCCAACTGGGAAGGCTATTAAGTCAACTGGTGGAAGAAATCTGGAAACTAATCTTTTGGATGAAAGATCCTTGTTGGCTTGTATAGTTCGCACCGTTCCACCTGGTGGTAAAATACGAATTAGTTCAACG CTGCCAAATAGGCTGGGTAAGATGCTCGCACCGTTACATTGGCACGATTACAAGAGGAAGTACGGGAAACTTGATGACTTTGTTGCTAGTCATCCAGAA TTTTTTGTGATTGAGGGGGACTACATTCAGCTGCGTGAAGGTGCTCAAGAAATGATAGCTGCTACGGCAGCTGTTGCCAAAGTAGCTGCAGCAGCGGCTGTGTCAGCTCCCCATTCCTCATCCATGCCCTCTGTGGCTCTTACCCCTATGGCACAGGCCCGGCTAAGAAGTGTTTCATCCATCGATAGCAAACAGATGAATGCTTCTGAAAATAGTTTCAATGTCACTGAAGATTCCTTGCGCCTGTCAACAATGCATATGCATTCTAATGGAATGAACTTTAGCATTACCGGGAGTACTTCCAAAGTCATGGTACTAAGCAAGTCTAAGGATGCTTTGGTTTCAAACGGTCTGGAAATGAAGCCAGGCCAAGCACCTGGGTTCATTTCCAATGGGGCGCATCTTGATAAATTCAGCATTGTGAATGCTCATGGCAAAGGGCTAAGTAATGGAAGAGCTGGCTTAAATGCTGTTGGCAGACAGCCGGGAAG GGCTAGCAACCATACTTCTATTCCCAGAAGATAG